The Setaria italica strain Yugu1 chromosome IX, Setaria_italica_v2.0, whole genome shotgun sequence genome has a window encoding:
- the LOC101755424 gene encoding aquaporin PIP2-1, producing MAVGHEIVQQQRQRDPEHGGGGESSGKDYTDPPPQPVLTASELRRWSLYRAAIAEFVATLLFLYLTVATVIGYKRQAESDASGCGGVGVLGIAWAFGGMIFLLVYCAAGISGGHINPAVTLALLQARKVSVPRAALYVAAQCLGAVCGAGLVRAIHSPDAFVRLGGGANAVGDGYGRGTGLAAEVVGTFVLVYTVFSATDAKRNARDSHIPVLAPLPIGFAVFVVHLATIPITGTGINPARSFGAAVVYNQARAWQDQWIFWVGPLTGAAMATLYHEHVLRASAIKALGSFKAG from the exons ATGGCTGTTGGCCATGAGATCGtacagcagcagcggcagcgggatCCAgagcacggtggcggcggcgagtccAGCGGCAAGGACTACAccgacccgccgccgcagccggtgTTGACAGCTTCGGAGCTGCGGAGGTGGTCGCTGTACCGCGCGGCGATCGCCGAGTTCGTGGCCACGCTGCTGTTCCTCTACTTGACGGTGGCCACGGTCATCGGGTACAAGCGCCAGGCGGAGTCGGACGCgtccggctgcggcggcgtcggcgtcctcggcatcgCGTGGGCCTTCGGCGGCATGATCTTCCTCCTCGTCTACTGCGCCGCCGGGATCTCCG GCGGGCACATCAACCCGGCGGTGACGTTGGCGCTGCTCCAGGCGCGGAAGGTGTCGGTGCCCCGCGCCGCGCTCTACGTCGCCGCGCAGTGCCTCGGCGCCGTCTGCGGCGCGGGCCTCGTCAGGGCGATCCACTCGCCGGACGCCTTCgtgcggctcggcggcggcgcgaacgCCGTGGGCGACGGGTACGGCAGGGGCACGGGGCTCGCCGCCGAGGTCGTGGGCACGTTCGTGCTTGTGTACACCGTCTTTTCGGCTACCGATGCCAAGCGCAACGCGCGCGACAGCCATATCCCG GTCCTGGCTCCCCTGCCGATCGGTTTCGCGGTGTTCGTGGTGCACCTGGCCACAATCCCCATCACGGGCACGGGCATCAACCCGGCAAGGAGTTTCGGCGCTGCCGTCGTCTACAACCAGGCCAGGGCATGGCAGGATCAG TGGATCTTTTGGGTAGGGCCTCTCACCGGTGCGGCCATGGCCACGCTCTACCACGAGCACGTCCTGCGGGCGAGTGCTATCAAGGCACTGGGCTCTTTCAAGGCTGGATAG
- the LOC101784168 gene encoding uncharacterized protein LOC101784168: MAGRSSSLSMVASHRLFAPVHAVGGADHGVELDEADVIWGGGPASSSPFQTSAAAADPYARSPPVAAPSKPKPRGGGGAAGPASVPVNIPDWSKILGAEYAGSCAGARRWAAHDDLAEDVAGCGSGGRRWVPPHEMLQCRERAAASFSVREGAGRTLKGRDLRRVRNAIWEKTGFQD, from the coding sequence ATGGCCGGGCGGAGCAGCAGCCTCTCCATGGTCGCGTCGCACCGGCTGTTCGCGCCGGTGcacgccgtcggcggcgccgaccaCGGCGTGGAGCTCGACGAGGCCGACGTCATCTGGGGAGGCGGTCCGGCGTCGTCCTCGCCGTTCCAGACctccgctgcggcggcggacccgtacgcgcggtcgccgccggtggccgcgCCGTCTAAGCCCAAGccgcgcggcgggggcggcgcggcgggccctGCGTCGGTGCCGGTCAACATCCCAGACTGGTCCAAGATCCTCGGGGCCGAGTACGCCGGGAGCTGCGCGGGCGCGCGAAGGTGGGCGGCGCACGACGACCTCGCCGAGGACGTGGCGGGCTGCGGCAGCGGGGGCCGGCGCTGGGTGCCGCCCCACGAGATGCTGCAGTGCCGGGAGCGCGCCGCGGCGTCCTTCTCCGTGCGCGAGGGCGCCGGGCGCACGCTCAAGGGCCGCGACCTCCGCCGCGTCCGCAACGCCATCTGGGAGAAGACTGGCTTCCAGGACTGA